The following are encoded together in the Macadamia integrifolia cultivar HAES 741 chromosome 10, SCU_Mint_v3, whole genome shotgun sequence genome:
- the LOC122091078 gene encoding uncharacterized protein LOC122091078 has translation MTDMKGSPSSDTDIRALRKEWDEASCPICMDHPHNAVLLLCSSHDKGCRSYICDTSYRHSNCLDRFKKLRVDPRNNSSESISSFPENSDSPILGLRPHHGHSSETSFEGSRMRNGLAEVVHEHYSSDENNEGTSAASLEALANRSEEPNRNIETRGDDIVEMGPPVTSRESAGCEEGNLSDLGLNLKCPLCRGAVRGWKIVKEARHYLDLKRRGCSRESCSFSGNYRELRRHARRVHPTTRPADVDPSRQRAWRHLEHQREYGDIVSAIRSAMPGAIVLGDFVIENGDGLSLDRESSSSENPWWTTFFLFQMFAPVEEQRGLARAWNRHRRSSGSLSSRRNLWGENLLGLQDDEDEWNVASDTGEDVPPIPRRRRRLTRSRPNEDQP, from the coding sequence ATGACAGATATGAAAGGGAGCCCATCTTCTGACACAGATATCCGTGCACTGCGCAAGGAATGGGATGAGGCTTCATGCCCAATCTGCATGGACCATCCACACAATGCTGTTCTCCTCCTCTGCAGCTCCCATGACAAGGGCTGCAGGTCTTACATCTGTGACACCAGTTACAGGCACTCAAATTGTTTGGATCGGTTTAAAAAGCTGAGAGTTGATCCTAGAAACAACAGTTCAGAATCCATATCATCATTCCCTGAAAATTCAGACAGCCCAATACTTGGTCTGAGGCCTCATCATGGACATAGTTCTGAAACTAGCTTTGAGGGTTCTAGAATGAGGAATGGCTTGGCAGAGGTAGTTCATGAACATTATAGTTCGGatgaaaataatgaaggaaCTTCAGCTGCGTCACTGGAAGCACTAGCAAATAGAAGCGAAGAACCAAATAGGAATATAGAAACCCGAGGTGATGACATTGTAGAGATGGGTCCACCTGTGACTTCAAGGGAGAGTGCTGGTTGTGAAGAGGGGAATTTATCAGACCtaggcttgaacttgaaatgTCCCTTGTGCCGAGGGGCCGTACGAGGCTGGAAAATTGTAAAGGAGGCTAGACATTATCTTGACCTGAAACGGAGGGGCTGCTCTCGGGAGTCCTGCTCATTCTCTGGAAACTACAGGGAACTTCGGAGGCATGCCAGGAGGGTTCACCCAACTACACGACCTGCTGATGTTGACCCTTCAAGGCAGCGTGCTTGGCGACACCTTGAGCATCAGCGAGAATATGGTGACATTGTAAGCGCCATTCGTTCGGCTATGCCAGGAGCCATTGTTCTTGGGGATTTTGTTATTGAGAATGGAGATGGACTCTCTTTGGACAGAGAAAGCAGCTCAAGTGAAAATCCATGGTGGACAACTTTCTTCCTATTTCAGATGTTTGCCCCTGTTGAAGAACAAAGGGGCCTTGCAAGGGCTTGGAATAGGCATCGTCGCTCATCTGGATCACTATCCAGTCGCCGTAATCTGTGGGGTGAGAACCTTTTGGGTCTGcaggatgatgaagatgaatggAATGTGGCAAGTGATACCGGTGAAGATGTTCCCCCAATACCAAGGAGGCGTAGGAGGCTCACACGATCCAGGCCAAACGAAGATCAACCATGA
- the LOC122092069 gene encoding uncharacterized protein LOC122092069 yields MACLNLNRDGITENIDANFINQKVKTRVILAVHANMFNSSSKSQGPCIVAPPTLKSNLKNKTTSVEENHDLRNGRKVSWPDIAHGKDLAQVQVYEYCSSVLEEGESEGGRNSCTCAIQ; encoded by the exons ATGGCATGTTTGAATTTAAATAGAGATGGGATCACTGAAAATATAGATGCCAATTTTATCAACCAGAAGGTCAAGACAAGAGTAATATTGGCTGTACATGCTAACATGTTTAATAGTAGCAGCAAGTCCCAAGGACCTTGCATTGTAGCCCCTCCTACTCTTAAGAGTAATCTGAAGAATAAGACTACAAGTGTAGAGGAAAATCATGATCTGAGAAATGGGAGAAAGGTTAGTTGGCCTGATATTGCTCATGGAAAAGATCTTGCTCAGGTTCAAGTGTATGAGTACTGCTCAAG TGTATTGGAAGAGGGAGAGTCTGAGGGAGGGAGGAATTCTTGCACTTGTGCTATTCAATGA